The Candidatus Bathyarchaeota archaeon genome window below encodes:
- a CDS encoding DUF1854 domain-containing protein, with protein MTSIREFVKTSLRFADPRKVRFEYDRFHDSLNFYVDGMVYKNVEPVKPFPLSAPYYVILRVEPGKDLCVIRDIRGLDESSRKALEYVLDRKYFIPVIRRVLDITYTGEFFVCKVETDKGVRTFKLRGRRRSVFRMDDKIVLFDMDENIYLIESYEKLDPKSKEELMKLL; from the coding sequence ATGACGAGCATAAGGGAGTTTGTCAAAACATCCCTCAGGTTCGCAGACCCGAGGAAGGTCAGGTTCGAGTACGATAGGTTCCATGATTCCTTAAACTTCTACGTCGACGGTATGGTCTATAAGAACGTTGAGCCGGTTAAGCCGTTTCCTCTCTCGGCACCCTACTACGTGATCCTAAGGGTCGAGCCGGGTAAGGACCTTTGCGTGATAAGGGATATCCGTGGGCTCGACGAGTCTTCGCGTAAAGCGTTGGAGTACGTCCTAGATAGGAAGTATTTCATACCCGTTATCCGTAGGGTTCTCGATATCACATACACTGGAGAGTTTTTCGTGTGTAAGGTTGAGACGGATAAGGGTGTTAGGACGTTTAAGTTACGCGGTAGGAGGCGAAGCGTCTTCAGGATGGATGATAAGATAGTGCTCTTCGATATGGACGAGAACATATACCTTATAGAAAGCTATGAGAAGCTGGATCCTAAAAGTAAGGAAGAGCTTATGAAGCTTCTCTAA